CGGCAAGTCCACCCTACTCAATGCGCTCTTGAATGAAGAAAAAGCCATTGTCTCCGATATCGCCGGGACCACCCGGGATTTCATAGAAGACGAAATCAATATTGGCGGGGTGATATTCAGGTTTATCGATACCGCAGGACTTCGGGAGACAACTGATGTTATCGAAGCCATCGGTGTCAGTCGGACACAGGAAAAAATGAAGACCGCTTCCCTGATTCTTTACCTCTTTGATTTGGGTGATACCGACATGGTCGAGATCAATCGGGATATCAATAAATTGGAAAACCTGGGCGTACCCTTTCTTAAAGTAGCCAATAAGATCGATAAAGCCGGTTCACTGTTTATCAATGACTTAAAAGAAAAACATCCCGATACTATTTTTATATCCGCGGGACAAAAAGAAAATCTGGATCTCCTTAAAGACCGGATCATGGAACTGGTCAACCTCGACAAATTCCGCACCGGCAATACCATCGTCACCAATATCCGTCACTACGATTCCTTAGTAAAGACAAGGCAGTCTCTTTTGGATGTATTGGAAGGATTGGACAGGCAGATCACCAATGATTTTTTGGCAATGGATATCCGCAGGTCTTTGCATTATCTTGGGGAGATTACAGGGGAGATAACGACTGATGATTTGTTGGCGAATATTTTTTCGAAGTTTTGTATCGGGAAGTAACCCAACCTTTGAGGTTTTTTTTTGAACCTCGAAGGTTTTAAGGTTAAAAAGAGGTTCTTATGTTTTTTTCTCGCAAAGACACTAAGGCGCAAAGATTTATTGGAACCCATGCGGAATATGATAATATAAAAGACATCCAAAATATCTGAGCGATGATCAAATCTAAAAAAGAATATAGCGCTATTGTGGAAAGAATAGAAGAATTGCTTTCCAATCCCGAAAACATAGATAGTCCAGATTCAAAAGGTTATGTAGAGTTAAATCTTCTTTCCGACCTAGTAGCTGATTATGAAGAATCATTTCATCCGATAAAGCCTCCTACCCTAGCTTAAGCTTCGTATGCAGGAACGAGGCTTGAGTCAAAAAACACTGTCAGAGGTTCTTGGGATAAGCACTTCGAGAATCAGTGAATATCTCAATGGGAAAAGCGAGCCCACCTTAAAAGTTGCGCGTGAAATTAGCAGGAAATTGGATATAGAGGCTTCTATAGTGTTGGGGATTTGATTTCGAATGCTCACCTTGAGGGTTTTGGTGTTAGAAAAAGGACTTGATTTTTTTCCCGCAAAGACTCAAAGGCGCAAAGATTT
This window of the Aquiflexum balticum DSM 16537 genome carries:
- a CDS encoding helix-turn-helix transcriptional regulator produces the protein MQERGLSQKTLSEVLGISTSRISEYLNGKSEPTLKVAREISRKLDIEASIVLGI